The Mucilaginibacter yixingensis genome window below encodes:
- a CDS encoding CopD family protein, whose translation MTYLRNNKAVQYYNYILSIHIIFVVCWMAGLFYQVRLFIYHTEAQDKPDDERRILSAQFEIMERRLWNVIAVPSMFLVIAAGITMLVLQPFWLQQPWLHVKLGFVVGLIIYHFICQKKMKEMRKGIFKWKSTHLRIWNEVATIFLFAIVFLAVLKNAVSWIYGILGLLAFSIIIMLAVKIYKNYRAKGKD comes from the coding sequence ATGACATATCTGCGAAATAATAAGGCCGTGCAATACTACAATTACATTCTTTCCATACATATCATCTTTGTAGTCTGCTGGATGGCGGGGCTGTTTTACCAGGTGCGACTGTTTATCTACCACACCGAGGCACAAGACAAACCAGATGATGAGCGTCGTATCCTATCTGCCCAGTTTGAGATTATGGAGCGCAGGTTGTGGAATGTAATTGCCGTACCTTCTATGTTCCTGGTGATTGCTGCTGGTATAACCATGCTGGTTTTACAACCGTTCTGGCTTCAACAACCATGGCTGCATGTAAAGCTGGGCTTTGTAGTTGGCTTGATCATCTATCATTTCATCTGCCAAAAGAAGATGAAAGAGATGCGTAAAGGCATCTTCAAATGGAAATCAACCCATCTACGTATATGGAACGAGGTTGCCACTATCTTTCTGTTTGCGATCGTTTTCCTCGCTGTATTGAAGAATGCGGTAAGCTGGATCTATGGAATTTTAGGTCTGCTGGCATTCAGTATCATTATTATGCTGGCCGTGAAGATCTATAAGAATTATAGGGCGAAGGGGAAAGATTAA
- a CDS encoding ester cyclase: MKKILFGLAIAGLFASCSGSNSYVPTAKTDSATVKMEKNKQTALAAVQAMNTKDINAAFKDCAPGYTEYGSTGTHVQKNMDSLKKDMQNFLDAFPELKAENLKAVADSNTVAVLGTWSGTFKKDFMGIKANNKPFKVNDADIYTFNAKGQITSHRSIQEPATFFDQLDIPMPKKKM; this comes from the coding sequence ATGAAAAAAATCTTATTCGGCCTGGCTATTGCCGGCCTCTTCGCATCATGTAGTGGCAGCAACTCTTACGTGCCCACAGCCAAAACCGACAGCGCTACAGTTAAAATGGAGAAAAACAAGCAAACCGCCCTGGCTGCTGTACAGGCAATGAACACTAAAGATATCAACGCTGCCTTTAAAGACTGCGCACCGGGCTACACAGAATATGGCAGCACCGGAACGCATGTACAAAAAAACATGGACTCTTTAAAAAAGGATATGCAAAACTTTCTGGATGCCTTTCCGGAGTTAAAAGCCGAAAACCTCAAAGCTGTTGCCGATAGCAATACCGTAGCCGTACTGGGCACCTGGAGCGGCACCTTTAAAAAAGATTTTATGGGCATCAAGGCCAATAACAAGCCATTCAAAGTAAATGATGCTGATATTTATACCTTCAACGCAAAAGGACAGATCACCTCGCATCGTTCTATACAAGAACCGGCAACCTTCTTTGACCAGCTGGATATACCAATGCCTAAAAAGAAAATGTAA
- a CDS encoding YdeI/OmpD-associated family protein, protein MIDYQTTILQFDEKGEKTGWSYIEIPADLAQQLKPGNKKSFRVKGWLDSYPIKAIALIPMGEGNFIMAINAGMRKAIHKNAGAMLQVKLEVDPDTQVEIPADMQECFEYEPEALQYFNSLPEGHRRYFITWINSAKTEPTRTTRIANAITAMVNHWTYPEMMRAMKKQRE, encoded by the coding sequence ATGATTGACTATCAAACCACCATCCTTCAGTTTGACGAGAAAGGCGAAAAAACCGGATGGAGCTATATTGAGATCCCGGCAGATCTGGCCCAGCAGCTCAAGCCTGGCAATAAAAAATCATTCCGCGTAAAAGGCTGGCTGGATAGTTACCCCATTAAAGCCATTGCGTTAATACCGATGGGCGAAGGCAACTTTATTATGGCCATTAACGCCGGTATGCGCAAGGCCATCCATAAAAATGCCGGCGCCATGTTACAAGTAAAATTGGAGGTGGACCCCGATACCCAGGTAGAGATACCCGCAGATATGCAGGAGTGCTTTGAATACGAGCCCGAAGCCCTGCAATATTTCAACAGCCTTCCCGAAGGACACCGCCGTTATTTTATCACCTGGATCAATAGCGCCAAAACCGAGCCTACCCGCACCACCCGTATTGCCAATGCCATTACAGCCATGGTTAATCATTGGACCTACCCCGAAATGATGCGCGCGATGAAAAAACAAAGGGAATAA
- a CDS encoding nuclear transport factor 2 family protein — MKTLKSLMLGLVMLAVCGVANAANKPEKLTKNYAITAYVNAMSHGKLAGLNDAVDASAKFSMLRGTDVISFSKAEIMNFLKGSEGVEQLCTVRTSEMENNDNVTVVKVDMKYEHFTRSNYVTIANTGDGWKITNVYSVFSK, encoded by the coding sequence ATGAAAACTCTTAAATCACTTATGCTTGGTCTGGTAATGTTAGCCGTTTGCGGTGTTGCCAACGCTGCTAATAAACCAGAAAAACTTACAAAAAATTACGCCATCACCGCTTATGTAAATGCCATGAGCCACGGAAAATTGGCAGGTCTGAATGATGCGGTTGATGCATCGGCTAAATTTTCGATGCTGCGCGGCACAGACGTAATTAGCTTTTCAAAGGCAGAGATCATGAACTTTTTGAAAGGTAGCGAAGGCGTAGAGCAATTGTGCACCGTGCGCACTTCTGAAATGGAAAATAACGATAACGTTACCGTGGTAAAGGTTGATATGAAATATGAGCACTTTACCCGCAGCAACTACGTAACCATTGCCAACACCGGCGACGGCTGGAAAATTACCAACGTGTACAGCGTTTTTAGCAAGTAA
- a CDS encoding GDSL-type esterase/lipase family protein: protein MKIKYLFFALLLTLSAPHIFAQSIPFAEEIKAFKHQDSLNMPKPGGLLFIGSSSIRKWDDLQKRFADKPIIQRGVGGSQLWQWVKYYSPDLIYPYKAKKIFIYAGENDINAGRTPENVYHDFVTLYGMIKEHSPDAEIYFLSLKQSPSRAKTYAQALEANRLIAAYIKDKKKTHFIDVNTVLFDTNGQPDTSLFQKDMLHLNSKGYDRWQKAIQTLVR, encoded by the coding sequence ATGAAAATTAAATACCTCTTTTTTGCGCTGTTACTCACACTATCGGCTCCGCACATTTTTGCGCAAAGTATCCCTTTTGCCGAAGAAATAAAAGCGTTTAAACATCAGGATAGTTTAAACATGCCCAAGCCAGGCGGGTTGCTGTTCATCGGCAGTTCGTCCATCCGCAAATGGGATGACCTCCAAAAACGATTTGCCGATAAGCCGATCATTCAGCGCGGAGTGGGTGGCTCGCAATTATGGCAATGGGTAAAATATTATAGCCCGGATCTCATTTACCCCTACAAGGCAAAAAAAATCTTCATTTATGCAGGCGAGAACGACATTAATGCGGGCCGGACTCCGGAAAACGTCTACCATGATTTTGTAACACTGTATGGCATGATCAAGGAGCATTCGCCCGATGCTGAAATCTATTTCCTGTCGCTTAAGCAAAGCCCCAGTCGAGCGAAGACCTACGCCCAGGCACTAGAAGCCAACCGACTGATTGCTGCTTATATTAAAGACAAAAAGAAAACACATTTTATTGATGTAAACACGGTGCTGTTTGATACAAACGGACAACCCGACACCTCCCTGTTTCAAAAAGATATGCTGCACCTGAACAGCAAAGGTTATGACCGCTGGCAGAAGGCGATACAGACGCTTGTCAGGTAA
- a CDS encoding cytidine deaminase gives MTDHEIKISFTEYDSVEQLPAADRQLCHEAVRALINSHSPYSKFKVGAALLLQSGKIIHGSNQENVAYPSGLCAERTALFNWGANYPGDPIQAIAVTAHTDDFELVRPVTPCGSCLQVMAECEKMQQQPMRILLYCQNGPVWITSGVESFLPFLFFEERLATR, from the coding sequence ATGACAGATCACGAAATAAAAATAAGTTTCACAGAGTACGATAGTGTGGAACAACTCCCCGCTGCCGACAGGCAACTATGCCATGAGGCGGTACGGGCTTTAATCAACTCGCATTCGCCTTATTCAAAATTTAAGGTAGGTGCCGCACTGCTGCTGCAAAGCGGTAAGATTATTCATGGCAGCAATCAGGAAAATGTGGCTTACCCATCGGGTTTGTGTGCCGAGCGTACCGCGCTGTTTAATTGGGGAGCTAACTATCCCGGCGACCCGATACAAGCCATTGCAGTTACCGCACATACCGATGATTTTGAACTGGTAAGACCCGTTACCCCCTGCGGTTCCTGTCTGCAGGTAATGGCCGAGTGCGAGAAAATGCAACAACAGCCCATGCGTATCTTATTGTATTGCCAGAATGGACCGGTTTGGATAACATCGGGAGTAGAAAGTTTTTTGCCTTTCTTGTTTTTTGAAGAACGATTAGCTACCCGTTAA
- a CDS encoding gliding motility-associated C-terminal domain-containing protein translates to MTIYKRVGIFIVLLLGAIAPVFGQDCTLKVSIDASNNGIICSGNAVVLTATATDGTGPYSYVWSTGDITNTASVNKGGTYTVTVTDKTQGCQPVVQNINVIETPAPPAPTATGAIVCRGTPATLTATAPGGTYNWYTVPVGGTPVFSGNVFQTPPIQDQTFYYVETIVGTCVSSRTLVIVSLSSNPTTQGSTTCAGTTGTVSATGGDSYTWYDAPNGNQVGTGSTFVSPPLTSTTTYYVVATTNGCSSAPTPATIVVTPYPQAPTAASFAICTGSTANLHASGNGLLDWFDVPSGGTSLISSPDYTTPALTETKKYWVQSTLNGCSSLRTEVTITVNPIPDAPVTQPATVCSGTGTTLTASSTSSTTFNWYADAAGTQLLATGNTYNTPALTSPATYYVQTLNGSCVSTLTPLQVSVTPVPPAPAVSTPVPVCANTSAVLTATAPGGNYEWFDVPAGGNSLFSGATYTTPALAANTTFYVQTTVNGCVSPRTAVPVTVLTSVQPPTTNNVSICPGTTATLTASSADNYQWYDAPTGGTLLSTNASWTTPALTTTTTYYVQTTTGNCSSARKPATVTVNAAPAAPVVSAVTAICPGSKAQITASVADGGIVTWYDAPTGGGQLAVGNVFTTPALYQSTTYYAQNRVGECLSSRVAVNVPVVQIDYPQFEYPSSTYCKTGSNPTPTISDPTGGTFTASPAGLKFINATTGEIDIANSLPKSYTITFIGNESCHAQTQSPLSIVITPNATFSYAGPFCQYGANPKPNFPTGATEGSFSATPAGLVFIDPATGVIDLQRSAPGTYTVTNTIAANGTCPQASKTTSVTIGAGVLVNAGPDQIVNAGVPVQLSGSVIGGVTTGSWTGGNGTFSPDRNTLNAVYTPAPNEASVTLRLTSGQPSGNCGAKSDDVVITIIPKPSAPTVQNPTVCSGSSVTLMATAPGGAYKWYDAPTGGTLLASGPQFITPVVTESVTYYVSTTVSGNISDRAPVTVNVSPIPAAPVAQPGQTCINTTTQLIADGSTGNYEWYDVATGGTPLFSGKTFTTPVITANISFYVQAINANGCPGPRTQVDVSIVPAPVITSAAAGTACSGIAQNYSITSDTPGATYSWERPAVPGISNAAVAMHAENSISETLINTGTSPINVTYNIIATAGSCNTTFTYVVTVNPLGSPTSPQKVAICNGSPLNYTVSFSNSETKFNWSRAEVTGISNAAVTGQEATNIQEILHNNTDAPIDVPYVFNYTEGNCTNTFTLLATVNPTVIITSDTETRLSACSTDPFSYQIQSNVPSATFSWTRDISSPNITVKQAGDPSSSQINEILENTTGGGEVVYHITVSANGCPGEQKDLHVTVNPKPATPDARATSPVCVGQDIVLNAPASSGPIPTYIWQGPNGYTNISNQPEVRISNATPAMSGTYKLYVIVNNNSCASVPGQAEVKVVSPPTTFNAGDDQTVCPLPNPVNLLGTTSSDNKVVIWTTSGKGAFTSNSSLNTQYIPSQEDIENGSVKLTMSSTGFCTPVSDDVIITFAPTPAVDAGPDQDVCSKNVVNILAGKSIKGGLVNWTTSGSGTFTPAANVANAYYMPSKEDIAKGSVTLTLHYSNFSKCDIEHDDMVMRFIPPPTVYAGGVRYVLKGRQITLEPTVSDPNVSYMWSPNINMDNPTRKNPVITGDIDRTYTLVVIDSRNCVSDPSQTLIKVGPIITIANTFTPNGDGTNDTWNITGLIAYPEASVDVFNRNGTPVFHSLGYPIAWDGTFNGQPLPAGTYYYVVHLNYNKNQVLSGAITIIR, encoded by the coding sequence ATGACCATTTACAAAAGGGTTGGGATTTTTATTGTGTTGTTGTTAGGTGCCATAGCACCAGTTTTTGGCCAGGATTGTACGCTTAAGGTGAGCATTGATGCCTCTAACAATGGCATTATTTGCTCTGGCAATGCTGTTGTGCTTACGGCCACAGCAACTGATGGTACCGGACCTTACAGTTATGTATGGAGCACTGGCGATATCACTAATACAGCATCGGTTAACAAAGGAGGGACATACACTGTTACCGTAACTGATAAAACGCAGGGCTGTCAACCTGTTGTACAAAATATAAACGTTATAGAAACGCCGGCGCCACCTGCGCCAACAGCAACAGGGGCTATAGTTTGTCGGGGTACACCTGCAACGCTTACAGCTACCGCCCCGGGAGGTACCTATAACTGGTACACGGTGCCGGTGGGTGGCACCCCCGTTTTTTCAGGTAACGTTTTCCAAACTCCGCCCATCCAGGATCAGACCTTTTATTATGTAGAAACTATTGTTGGCACCTGTGTCAGCAGCCGCACGCTGGTAATTGTAAGTCTGAGCAGTAATCCTACTACCCAGGGAAGCACTACTTGCGCTGGCACCACCGGCACCGTGAGCGCCACCGGCGGCGATAGCTACACATGGTACGATGCACCTAACGGTAACCAGGTAGGTACTGGTTCTACCTTTGTATCGCCACCGCTAACCAGTACTACCACCTATTATGTGGTTGCTACTACCAATGGTTGTTCAAGTGCACCAACACCGGCAACAATAGTTGTTACTCCATATCCGCAGGCACCAACTGCCGCCAGCTTTGCCATATGTACAGGATCAACGGCAAACTTACATGCGTCCGGCAATGGCTTGTTAGATTGGTTTGATGTACCATCAGGTGGTACATCCCTCATCAGCAGTCCAGATTATACCACTCCTGCCCTTACTGAAACAAAAAAATATTGGGTACAAAGCACCTTAAATGGCTGCTCTAGTTTACGTACCGAAGTAACCATTACTGTTAATCCTATCCCAGACGCGCCGGTTACGCAACCTGCTACCGTATGTTCAGGTACCGGCACTACACTTACGGCTAGCTCAACATCAAGCACTACCTTTAACTGGTATGCTGATGCCGCCGGCACACAACTATTGGCAACAGGTAATACTTATAATACACCAGCACTTACCAGCCCCGCTACTTATTATGTACAAACGCTAAATGGCAGCTGCGTAAGTACGCTAACACCGCTGCAGGTAAGTGTTACCCCGGTGCCACCGGCGCCTGCTGTATCTACGCCTGTTCCGGTTTGTGCCAATACCTCTGCTGTACTTACCGCCACCGCCCCGGGTGGAAATTACGAATGGTTTGATGTACCTGCCGGAGGCAACTCGCTTTTTAGCGGGGCCACTTACACAACACCGGCACTGGCGGCAAATACTACGTTTTATGTGCAAACAACCGTAAACGGATGCGTTAGTCCGCGTACTGCTGTGCCTGTTACGGTATTAACTTCTGTACAACCACCAACCACCAACAACGTTAGCATTTGCCCGGGTACTACGGCAACACTTACGGCATCAAGCGCCGACAATTACCAGTGGTATGATGCGCCAACCGGCGGCACGCTTTTATCTACAAACGCATCGTGGACTACCCCTGCTTTGACCACTACAACTACCTACTATGTACAAACAACAACAGGCAATTGCTCTAGCGCTCGTAAACCAGCCACTGTTACAGTTAACGCCGCGCCGGCGGCTCCGGTTGTATCGGCCGTTACCGCTATTTGTCCGGGCAGCAAAGCACAAATTACCGCATCGGTAGCAGACGGAGGTATAGTTACCTGGTATGATGCCCCCACGGGCGGCGGTCAATTAGCTGTAGGCAATGTTTTTACCACGCCTGCATTATATCAATCAACCACGTATTATGCGCAAAATCGGGTTGGCGAGTGTTTAAGTTCGCGCGTTGCCGTAAATGTACCGGTTGTTCAAATTGACTATCCTCAGTTTGAGTACCCATCTTCTACTTATTGTAAAACCGGCAGCAACCCCACTCCAACCATCAGCGACCCAACCGGAGGCACGTTTACGGCCTCACCCGCTGGTTTAAAATTTATTAATGCCACTACGGGCGAGATTGACATTGCCAATAGTTTGCCTAAAAGCTATACTATTACTTTCATTGGCAACGAGTCATGCCATGCGCAAACACAATCTCCGTTAAGCATTGTCATAACGCCCAATGCGACATTTAGCTATGCAGGCCCTTTTTGCCAATACGGAGCCAATCCAAAACCTAATTTCCCTACCGGCGCTACAGAGGGCAGTTTTTCGGCCACGCCTGCAGGGCTGGTGTTTATTGATCCGGCTACCGGCGTAATTGATCTGCAACGATCAGCACCAGGCACCTATACGGTTACCAATACCATTGCGGCTAACGGCACCTGTCCGCAGGCATCTAAAACAACATCAGTAACTATAGGAGCAGGCGTATTGGTAAACGCGGGGCCCGACCAAATAGTAAACGCAGGAGTTCCTGTACAACTATCCGGATCAGTTATTGGCGGTGTTACTACTGGCAGCTGGACCGGCGGAAACGGAACCTTTTCTCCCGACAGAAACACGCTTAACGCGGTTTACACCCCGGCCCCTAACGAGGCTTCTGTTACACTTAGGCTCACTTCAGGCCAGCCATCGGGTAACTGTGGCGCCAAAAGCGATGACGTTGTCATCACCATTATACCTAAGCCATCGGCACCTACGGTTCAAAACCCTACGGTATGTAGTGGTAGTTCAGTCACTTTAATGGCCACAGCCCCGGGAGGGGCTTATAAATGGTATGATGCCCCCACAGGTGGCACGCTATTGGCCAGCGGGCCTCAATTTATTACTCCTGTAGTTACGGAAAGCGTAACTTACTATGTATCAACCACTGTATCGGGTAATATTAGTGATCGCGCACCGGTTACGGTAAATGTCAGTCCGATACCGGCGGCACCAGTGGCGCAACCGGGGCAGACGTGCATCAACACAACAACCCAACTTATAGCCGATGGTTCAACCGGAAATTATGAATGGTACGATGTAGCCACTGGCGGCACACCTTTATTTAGTGGTAAAACATTTACAACACCGGTTATTACTGCCAACATCTCATTTTATGTGCAAGCTATTAATGCTAATGGCTGCCCCGGGCCAAGAACCCAGGTAGATGTTAGCATAGTGCCTGCACCCGTTATTACCAGCGCTGCGGCTGGCACGGCATGTAGCGGCATAGCTCAAAATTACAGCATTACATCAGATACACCGGGGGCTACCTATAGCTGGGAACGACCAGCAGTACCCGGCATCAGCAATGCAGCTGTTGCCATGCATGCAGAGAACAGCATTAGCGAAACACTTATTAACACCGGCACATCACCCATTAATGTTACTTACAATATTATAGCAACAGCCGGTAGTTGCAACACTACTTTTACTTATGTGGTTACGGTAAATCCGCTGGGGAGTCCTACCAGCCCGCAAAAAGTGGCCATCTGTAATGGAAGTCCCCTCAATTATACGGTTAGCTTTAGCAATAGCGAAACCAAGTTTAACTGGAGCAGAGCCGAAGTAACCGGCATTAGCAACGCAGCAGTAACGGGACAAGAAGCTACCAACATTCAGGAGATTCTGCATAACAACACCGATGCGCCAATTGATGTACCTTATGTATTTAACTATACAGAGGGCAATTGTACCAACACCTTCACTTTACTTGCAACAGTAAACCCAACAGTAATTATTACCAGCGATACAGAGACCAGACTATCTGCCTGCAGTACTGATCCTTTTAGCTATCAAATACAATCTAACGTACCATCGGCTACTTTTAGCTGGACGCGAGATATCTCGTCTCCTAACATAACCGTTAAACAGGCGGGAGATCCATCATCTTCCCAGATCAATGAAATACTTGAAAATACCACAGGAGGCGGTGAGGTGGTTTATCATATTACTGTATCTGCCAATGGATGTCCTGGCGAGCAAAAGGACCTTCATGTAACTGTAAACCCTAAACCTGCTACTCCAGATGCACGTGCCACCAGTCCGGTTTGCGTTGGGCAGGACATTGTGTTAAATGCCCCCGCGTCTTCAGGCCCGATACCTACTTATATTTGGCAGGGGCCTAACGGTTACACCAATATCAGCAATCAGCCCGAAGTCCGCATTTCAAATGCAACGCCGGCCATGTCAGGTACCTATAAGCTATATGTAATAGTAAACAATAATAGCTGCGCCAGCGTGCCAGGCCAGGCAGAAGTAAAGGTAGTATCGCCTCCAACAACATTTAACGCGGGTGATGATCAGACGGTATGTCCGCTTCCAAACCCCGTTAATCTTTTAGGGACCACATCTAGCGATAATAAGGTGGTTATTTGGACCACATCCGGCAAAGGGGCTTTTACCTCCAACAGCAGCTTGAACACACAATATATACCATCACAAGAAGACATTGAGAACGGCTCCGTCAAACTCACCATGTCGTCAACCGGTTTCTGCACCCCGGTAAGCGATGATGTAATCATCACTTTTGCTCCTACACCAGCTGTAGACGCGGGGCCCGATCAGGATGTGTGTTCTAAAAATGTGGTGAACATACTGGCAGGAAAATCTATTAAAGGAGGCCTGGTAAATTGGACGACTTCCGGCTCCGGCACATTCACACCTGCTGCCAATGTAGCTAACGCTTATTATATGCCGAGCAAGGAGGACATTGCCAAAGGATCAGTTACACTCACCTTGCACTATAGTAATTTTAGCAAATGTGACATTGAACATGATGACATGGTGATGCGATTTATACCGCCACCAACCGTTTATGCAGGCGGAGTCCGCTACGTACTCAAAGGTCGTCAAATTACGCTGGAACCAACTGTTAGCGACCCAAATGTAAGCTACATGTGGTCGCCAAACATCAATATGGACAACCCGACCCGCAAAAATCCGGTAATAACCGGCGATATTGACCGTACCTATACGCTGGTAGTAATCGATAGCCGCAATTGCGTTAGCGATCCATCTCAAACACTTATAAAAGTTGGACCGATTATTACCATTGCCAATACCTTTACCCCAAATGGAGATGGCACGAACGATACCTGGAACATTACCGGCCTAATTGCTTACCCTGAGGCCTCGGTAGATGTCTTTAATCGTAACGGCACGCCGGTATTCCATTCGCTTGGTTATCCAATTGCCTGGGACGGTACTTTTAATGGTCAGCCGTTACCGGCAGGAACCTATTATTACGTAGTGCATCTTAACTATAACAAAAACCAGGTACTATCTGGGGCTATTACTATTATCAGATAA
- a CDS encoding LPXTG cell wall anchor domain-containing protein, with amino-acid sequence MLVWTGFTYTRKEKIIDAGPIQVSADREHTVNWSPYAGGILVAGGIVLLLAKKKGN; translated from the coding sequence ATGCTTGTATGGACTGGTTTTACTTACACCAGGAAAGAGAAAATAATAGATGCGGGTCCTATACAAGTGTCGGCTGATAGAGAACACACGGTAAACTGGTCGCCTTATGCAGGTGGGATATTAGTGGCTGGTGGTATAGTGTTGTTGCTGGCAAAGAAGAAAGGTAACTGA